The Nicotiana tabacum cultivar K326 chromosome 14, ASM71507v2, whole genome shotgun sequence genome contains a region encoding:
- the LOC107818263 gene encoding protein ANTHESIS POMOTING FACTOR 1 — protein MTALSELNDDIVRSMTVASVFSDFGGQINSLDFHRKEDLLITASEDDSIRLFDIANGKLLKTTYHKKHGADRICFTHHPHSVICSSIHNLDLHGESLRYLSMYDNRCLRYFKGHKERVVSLCMSPVNDSFMSGSLDHSVRIWDLRVNACQGILRLRGRPAVAYDQQGLVFAVAMEGGAVKLFDSRSYDKGPFDTFLVGGDTAEVCDIKFSNDGKSMLLTTTSNSIYVLDAYGGEKRCGFNLDPSPTAMEATFTPDGQYVVSGSGDGNLHAWNINTLNKVSSWDSHIGVPSCLKWAPRRVMFVAASSVLTFWIPNHGGAGDAAGAQTEQVTLQ, from the exons ATGACGGCACTATCGGAGCTCAACGATGACATTGTTCGTAGCATGACCGTAGCATCAGTCTTCTCAGATTTT GGCGGGCAGATAAACTCACTTGATTTTCATCGGAAAGAAGATTTGCTGATAACTGCAAGTGAGGATGACTCAATTCGACTTTTTGACATTGCCAATGGGAA GTTGCTGAAGACTACATATCATAAGAAGCATGGAGCTGATCGAATATGCTTTACCCACCACCCTCACTCTGTTATATGCTCTTCAATACACAACTTGGATTTGCATGGAG AATCTTTGCGGTACCTATCCATGTATGATAATCGATGCCTTCGTTACTTTAAGGGACATAAAGAGAG GGTTGTGTCACTGTGTATGTCTCCAGTTAATGACAGCTTCATGTCTGGTTCTCTTGACCATAGTGTCAGAATCTGGGATCTTCGTGTAAATGCCTGCCAG GGGATTTTGCGTCTAAGAGGTAGGCCTGCAGTTGCTTATGACCAACAAGGCCTTGTCTTTGCAGTGGCAATGGAAGGGGGTGCCGTCAAATTGTTTGATTCAAGGTCGTACGACAAG GGACCCTTTGATACCTTCCTAGTTGGTGGGGACACAGCTGAGGTTTGTGACATAAAATTCAGCAATGATGGAAAATCAATGCTCTTAACAACTACTAGTAACAGCATCTATGTCCTTGACGCCTATGGAGGAGAGAAG CGGTGTGGGTTTAATCTGGATCCCTCTCCGACAGCAATGGAGGCAACCTTTACACCAGATGGCCAATATGTTGTTTCAG GTTCAGGAGACGGAAACTTGCATGCGTGGAACATCAACACACTAAATAAG GTTTCTAGCTGGGATAGCCACATAGGCGTCCCGTCCTGCTTGAAATGGGCGCCAAGAAGAGTAATGTTTGTTGCTGCATCATCAGTTCTTACCTTTTGGATCCCTAATCATGGAGGTGCTGGTGATGCCGCTGGAGCCCAGACAGAACAAGTTACTCTTCAATGA